The segment AATGCTAATTACTAGCAGATTATCCATTGACCTCAATAATTAAATGCGATTGATTTTCATCAAAAACAACGAGTTTAATTTGTATTTGAAAATCATCATGTTGCATGATGAATATTCATTGAAATATCTATTTTTGCTATGAATATCGAATTGATTTCTTACAGCAAATTACGATCCCAATAAGTCATTATCCTAATTTAACCATTTATTGCTGTCCTATTTAGCTTATCTTTATTAAAATAATTCACACTACAATTATTACAATTGCGATAATGATGTCATCATTGTCAATGTCTATCATGACTCATCTATCAGATAACACTAGATTGGATCCACAATGAGAGTTAATAAAAACATACAGTTGGTTGTAGGCGCATCGGCAATTCTGAGCGCTTCAATCTGCATGTCATCACCTGCGTTGGCTGAAGAGCAGTCAGTCGGTTTATGGGATAAATTCACCAATAATGTCAGTACCACTTGGGATTCTGACAAATATGAGCTGTATATCCCGTTCTTCACATGGCATAACCGTCTTATGTACGATAAAGAAAAAACAGATACCTATAATGAAGAGCCATGGGGCTTTGGTATCGGTAAATATCGTTATGATGAAGATAATGACTGGCATGCGCTCTACGCGATGGCATTTATGGATTCCCATAATAAAGTCGAGCCAATCGTAGGTTATGGTTTCCAAAAAATGTGGATCCCAGGTGACCTTGATGGCTTCCGTATGGGAGCAGGTTTCACATTAGGTATCACCGCGCGTGAAGAATATAGCTATATTCCACTCCCTGCGCCCCTGCCTTTAGTTTCTATTGAATATGATAAGCTTTCTGTTCAAGCGACCTATATTCCAGGAACATACAATAACGGTAACGTCCTGTTTGCTTGGTTACGTTGGCAGTGGTAAGCGCTTGAGCTTACGCTCATCTCGCTAGAAACTGATTTAGCAGAACTGATTTAACAGAAAATAAGCGCATAAAAAAACCGGTAGATTAAGCATCTTACCGGTTTTTTGTTTTTTATTTATCAAGACTTTTTACTTATGCAGCCTTGCTCTCTACACCTTGTTTTTTGGCACCTGAGAATTGATAACCAACCCACAGAACCGCGACCCAGAGAGGCATAATCAGTACAGAAACGCGTAACCCATCCATTGTCAGAATAATAATCAAGATCAGCGACAAGAACGCTAAACATAGATAGTTACCAAACGGATACCAAATACTCTTAAACTTCGTTTCAATGCCCTGTTTATTCATCGCGGCTCTAAACTTCAAGTTAGAAACACAAATCATAATCCAGTTTAGCACCAGCGTTGTTACCACTAAGGACATCAGTAATTCAAACGCCTTGCCTTCCATCACAAAGTTAATCAAGATCCCGCCAGAAGTCGCGATACCTGAAATAATTAGCGCCATTACAGGCACGCCGCCTTTATTCACTTTTGCCATAAAGCGCGGTGCGTTACCTTGTTGTGCTAAACCATACAGCATGCGGCTAGTACAGTAAGCACCACTGTTATAAACCGACAGCGCAGCAATCAAAATCACCACGTTCAATGCGTTGGCAACAAGCAAGTCACCCAACTCATGGAAAATCAGTACGAATGGGCTAGTTTTACCATCCAGTTGTACCCATGGATACAGCGCCAGTAATACCGCCAATGAGCCGATATAGAATATTAAGATACGGTAAACTACTTGGTTGATGGCTTTTGGAATGCTTTTATCTGGATCTTCCGCTTCTGCTGCGGTGATCCCGACTAACTCCAGTCCACCAAATGAGAACATAATAAT is part of the Providencia zhijiangensis genome and harbors:
- the pagP gene encoding lipid IV(A) palmitoyltransferase PagP, with amino-acid sequence MRVNKNIQLVVGASAILSASICMSSPALAEEQSVGLWDKFTNNVSTTWDSDKYELYIPFFTWHNRLMYDKEKTDTYNEEPWGFGIGKYRYDEDNDWHALYAMAFMDSHNKVEPIVGYGFQKMWIPGDLDGFRMGAGFTLGITAREEYSYIPLPAPLPLVSIEYDKLSVQATYIPGTYNNGNVLFAWLRWQW
- a CDS encoding amino acid permease, with the translated sequence MAQQTLKRGLKNRHIQLIALGGAVGTGLFLGIATTIQMAGPSVLLGYALCGFIAFLIMRQLGEMIVQEPVAGSFSHFAFKYWGGFAGFLSGWNYWVMFILVGMTELTAAGKYMQHWWPELPIWVSALVFFIAVNAINLINVRSYGETEFWFALIKVVAVIAMILFGCYLLFSGHGGPQAKVSNLWEYGGFFAKGYNGLLVALAIIMFSFGGLELVGITAAEAEDPDKSIPKAINQVVYRILIFYIGSLAVLLALYPWVQLDGKTSPFVLIFHELGDLLVANALNVVILIAALSVYNSGAYCTSRMLYGLAQQGNAPRFMAKVNKGGVPVMALIISGIATSGGILINFVMEGKAFELLMSLVVTTLVLNWIMICVSNLKFRAAMNKQGIETKFKSIWYPFGNYLCLAFLSLILIIILTMDGLRVSVLIMPLWVAVLWVGYQFSGAKKQGVESKAA